A region of the Synergistes jonesii genome:
CGCGCCCATTACCCCGCCGACGGTCACGCTGCAGAGCAGTCCGCGCTTCAGCACCTTGTAAATCCTTCCGATGCGCCCAGCTCCGTAGTTCTGGCTCGTGAAGGAGAGAATCGCCTGATAAAAAGCGTTCTGCGCGAAATAAACGTAAAGCTCTATGTTCATAGCGGCCGAATTCCCCGCCATCACGACGGCGCCGAAGGAATTCACCGACGACTGGATCACCACGTTCGATATGGAAAAGACGACGCCCTGCAGCCCGGCCGGAACGCCTATCTTCATTATCTGGATCAACTTGTCGGGGCTCACCTTCAGCTCGGAGGGCACGAGGCGGATCGCGCCCTTCTCGCGCAGCAGGCAGCGCACGACGAGCAGCGCGGAAACGCACTGCGATATGACGGTCGCTATCGCCACACCGGCGACGTCGAGGCGCAGGTTGATGACGAAGAAAAGATTCAAAAGCACGTTGACCGCCCCGGCGGCGACAAGATAAAAGAGGGGGCGCCTCGTGTCCCCCACCGCGCGCAGCACGGCGCTGCCGAAGTTGTAGACCATCAGCGCCGGCATGCTGAGAAAATAAATGACGAGGTAGAGCGTAGCAAGCCCGAGCACCTCCTCCGGAGTCCGCATCAGGATGAGCAGGCTGCGCGCGCAGGACATGCCGACGACCATCAAGATAAGGCCGCCGCCGAGCCCGAGGAGCATCGACGTGTGGACGGTGCGTTTGAGCTCCTCTTCATCCTTGGCTCCGTAATAGCGCGCGGCCAGCACGTTGGTCCCTATCGAGAGCCCGATGAAAAGGTTCGTAAGCATACCTACCAGCGAACCGTTGGAGCCGACCGCGGCGAGAGAATTGTCTCCAGCGAAGCGCCCCACGACGACGACGTCCGCCGTGTTGAAGAGCAGCTGCAGCACTCCAGAAAAGACCAGCGGGATCGCGAAAAGCAGCATCTTCGGCAGTATAAGGCCTTTGCACATGTCTATCTCATACTTTTTGTTACTCTGCGTCAACATGGCGCCGCCTGTCAGCTCCTCTCCGCAGCCTTCGCAAAATTTGCCTCCGTCCATTCTAACATACGCCGGCGTTATCACAAAAAGCTTGACGCCGCGTCAGGGCACGAAAGAATTGCGCGCTAATCGGCGCGGAGGCGAGGCGGCGCATTTCAGCGGGCGAAAGGCACGAAGGAGCGCCGCCTTCATTTTCCCGCCTCAGCGCGCGCTCCCTTGTCTGAATCAGAAGGTCTGTTGTATTTGTTCCGCTTGGGCGGCCTCATCGTTCCGCCGGAGGGGGGAGCCGCATCGATCGCGCTCCTCTCCGCGCGTCGACCGGCAAGCGCTTGTTGGCGTTATCGAAAAAACGCCGCCACAGCGCCTTCCTCGGCCGGTGAAGCGCCCGCCTGGATAAGAAAAATTCCAATCAAAAACGCCGCGGCGAATGCGCTGTAAGCAGCACTGCTGCACGCGGCGGCGATCATAAGCTTTTTATTTTTCATAGCCGAGTTCTTTTTTAGTCTTCTCTATATCAGCCCTCGTTTCCTTGATCCAGCGATCGAGAGTCTCCGGCTTGATCCTTTTCGATTTCGGGTCGTTGAGCAGCGTGTCGAGCTTCTTTTCCTGAATCTTCAGCCATTCGACCTTCGCCTCGCGGAACTGTATGTCGGCCACGGCGTTGCCGCGCTCGCCGTCGTCTTCTTTGATAAAGGCCCTGCTCATCAGATCGTCTCCTTCGAGAAGGGGATGCCGTCCCCTTCGACGATCACCAGCTTCATCTTCGGCTTGAC
Encoded here:
- a CDS encoding MATE family efflux transporter, translating into MDGGKFCEGCGEELTGGAMLTQSNKKYEIDMCKGLILPKMLLFAIPLVFSGVLQLLFNTADVVVVGRFAGDNSLAAVGSNGSLVGMLTNLFIGLSIGTNVLAARYYGAKDEEELKRTVHTSMLLGLGGGLILMVVGMSCARSLLILMRTPEEVLGLATLYLVIYFLSMPALMVYNFGSAVLRAVGDTRRPLFYLVAAGAVNVLLNLFFVINLRLDVAGVAIATVISQCVSALLVVRCLLREKGAIRLVPSELKVSPDKLIQIMKIGVPAGLQGVVFSISNVVIQSSVNSFGAVVMAGNSAAMNIELYVYFAQNAFYQAILSFTSQNYGAGRIGRIYKVLKRGLLCSVTVGGVMGALCIIFGRTLLGIYSTSENVIEAGMSRIWILCGTYTLCGVMDDMVGAIRGVGYSVLPMTVSLIGSCVLRIAWVAAAFQIDAFRSVTTVYLSYPVSWMLTAGAHVLCFRWIARHKLLPHKLQR